One Lycium barbarum isolate Lr01 chromosome 5, ASM1917538v2, whole genome shotgun sequence genomic window carries:
- the LOC132641750 gene encoding chaperone protein dnaJ 15-like: MSGSKLEGPSAPVVRRDPYEVLSVSRDSSDQEIKTAYRKLALKYHPDKNANNPEASELFKEVAFSYSILSDPEKRRQYDMAGFEALEAEGMDMEIDLSNLGTVNTMFAALFSKLGVPIKTTISANVLEEALNGTVTVRPLPIGKSVSGKVEKQNAHFFGVTISDEQAEAGIVVRVTSAAQSKFKLLYFEHDVNGGYGLALQEDSEKAGKVTSAGMYFLHFQVYRMDSTVNALAMAKDPEAAFFKRLEGLQPCEVSQLNAGTHIFAVYGDNFFKPASYTIEALCAKTYEDTTHKLQDIEAQILRKRNELRQFETEYRKALARFQEVTNRYSQEKQSVDELLKQRDTIHSSFTVTRTVATISGSGSGHFSNGSSSKLSGEDLKADSPGEDGSSDSKDKYSKRKWFNLNLKGSEKK; this comes from the exons ATGAGTGGTTCAAAATTGGAGGGGCCATCTGCTCCGGTGGTAAGGCGAGACCCGTATGAGGTGTTGTCCGTTTCGAGGGATTCATCTGATCAGGAGATTAAGACTGCTTATAGAAAACTTGCTCTCAA GTATCATCCTGACAAGAATGCTAACAATCCTGAAGCTTCAGAACTCTTCAAGGAGGTTGCATTCTCATATAGCATTTTATCTGATCCAGAGAAAAGGAGGCAATATGATATGGCAGGCTTTGAG gCTCTTGAAGCTGAAGGAATGGATATGGAAATTGATTTGTCTAACCTTGGAACTGTCAACACGATGTTCGCAGCATTGTTTAG CAAGTTGGGTGTTCCTATCAAAACAACTATTTCTGCTAATGTTCTTGAAGAAGCTTTGAATGGAACTGTCACGGTCCGCCCTCTTCCAATTGGCAAATCAGTCAGTGGAAAG GTAGAAAAGCAAAATGCTCATTTTTTCGGTGTAACAATTAGTGATGAACAAGCAGAAGCAGGGATTGTAGTAAGAGTTACTTCAGCTGCGCAAAGCAAATTCAAG CTGCTATATTTTGAACATGATGTAAATGGGGGTTATGGCCTGGCCTTGCAG GAAGATAGTGAGAAAGCTGGCAAGGTAACCTCCGCGGGAATGTATTTCTTGCACTTTCAAGTGTACAGAATGGATTCAACTGTAAATGCG TTAGCAATGGCAAAAGATCCTGAAGCTGCTTTCTTTAAGAGGCTGGAGGGCCTTCAACCTTGTGAGGTCTCACAACTAAATGCCGGCACTCACATATTTGCTGTTTATG GCGATAATTTCTTTAAGCCTGCTAGTTATACTATTGAGGCTCTGTGTGCCAAGACATACGAGGACACAACTCATAAGCTCCAGGATATCGAGGCTCAGATTTTGAGGAAGAGAAATGAGCTTCGACAGTTTGAAACAGAATATAGAAAG GCATTGGCGCGGTTCCAGGAAGTGACCAATAGATACAGCCAGGAGAAGCAGTCT GTCGATGAGCTGCTCAAGCAGAGGGACACCATCCACTCTTCATTCACGGTTACAAGGACGGTTGCTACCATAAGTGGGAGCGGCAGTGGGCATTTCAGTAACGGAAGTAGCAGTAAACTTTCTGGCGAAGACTTAAAAGCCGATAGCCCAGGGGAAGATGGCAGTTCAGACTCCAAGGATAAATACTCGAAGAGGAAATGGTTTAACCTTAACCTCAAAGGTTCCGAGAAGAAGTAA